A single region of the Novosphingobium sp. SL115 genome encodes:
- a CDS encoding ammonium transporter, translated as MRNKLATLIALGAAFLPVLAHAQADAISAEDVADTGDTAWILVSSAFVLMMAMPGLTLFYGGLVRAKGFLAVLVQVGAIAAVASVLWIMVGYTLAFGDVTGGWLGSGNAWMLLDLGNVRANTAIPESAFALFQMCFALITPALMVGAWVDRARFGWVVAFSALWGLLVYAPSAHWVWGGGWLATKFGTLDFAGGIVVHTTAGVSALVVAMLLGKRMGFPKTLMLPHSPSLTMAGAALLWVGWFGFNGGSALAANDDAASAIINTHVAACVAALVWLVIEKFSVGKPTSVGFATGAIAGLATVTPAAGFIAPGAAMLFGVAAAVVCYPMIQLVKQRLQIDDSLDVFAVHGVGGMIGSILLAVFISESFGGTGYAEGMDLTRQLVAQIAGVGIVALWSAFATVVCALMVSMVIPMRVTEDEEREGLDITSHGERAWEMD; from the coding sequence ATGCGAAACAAGCTGGCGACTTTGATCGCCCTCGGCGCGGCGTTTCTGCCCGTGCTGGCCCACGCACAGGCTGATGCGATCAGCGCTGAAGACGTGGCCGATACCGGCGATACTGCATGGATTCTGGTGTCATCTGCCTTCGTGCTGATGATGGCCATGCCCGGCCTTACCCTGTTCTACGGCGGCCTTGTGCGCGCCAAGGGCTTTCTGGCCGTTCTGGTTCAGGTCGGTGCGATTGCCGCTGTCGCCTCGGTGCTGTGGATCATGGTCGGCTATACTCTGGCCTTTGGCGATGTCACCGGCGGCTGGCTGGGCAGCGGCAATGCGTGGATGCTGCTCGATCTCGGCAATGTCCGCGCCAATACCGCCATTCCCGAAAGCGCGTTTGCCCTGTTCCAGATGTGCTTTGCACTCATCACCCCGGCGCTCATGGTCGGCGCATGGGTGGATCGCGCGCGGTTCGGCTGGGTCGTTGCATTCAGCGCACTGTGGGGCCTGCTGGTCTATGCTCCTTCCGCCCACTGGGTTTGGGGCGGCGGCTGGCTCGCCACCAAGTTCGGCACGCTCGATTTTGCCGGCGGCATTGTCGTTCACACAACGGCGGGCGTTTCGGCGCTGGTCGTCGCAATGCTGTTGGGCAAACGCATGGGCTTTCCCAAAACCCTCATGCTGCCGCACAGCCCCTCGCTGACCATGGCGGGCGCAGCGCTGCTTTGGGTCGGCTGGTTCGGCTTCAACGGCGGCTCGGCCCTTGCCGCCAACGATGATGCCGCTTCGGCCATCATCAACACCCACGTTGCCGCCTGCGTCGCCGCGCTGGTGTGGCTGGTGATCGAAAAGTTCTCGGTCGGCAAACCCACCTCGGTCGGCTTTGCCACCGGCGCCATCGCGGGCCTCGCCACGGTCACCCCTGCGGCCGGTTTCATCGCGCCGGGCGCCGCCATGCTGTTCGGCGTTGCCGCAGCCGTGGTGTGCTATCCCATGATCCAACTGGTCAAACAGCGCCTCCAGATCGACGATTCTCTCGACGTTTTCGCCGTCCACGGCGTCGGCGGCATGATCGGGTCGATCCTGCTCGCCGTGTTCATCTCTGAATCGTTCGGTGGCACCGGCTATGCCGAAGGCATGGATCTCACCCGCCAACTCGTCGCCCAAATCGCGGGCGTCGGCATCGTCGCGCTATGGAGCGCCTTCGCCACCGTCGTCTGCGCGCTGATGGTCTCGATGGTCATCCCGATGCGCGTGACCGAGGACGAAGAACGCGAAGGCCTCGACATCACCAGCCACGGCGAACGCGCGTGGGAAATGGACTGA
- a CDS encoding 2-hydroxyacid dehydrogenase, which produces MSTSADYRPTRRIEGKPRVFVTRSLLPETQDRMAQLFDVTLNADDHPLSRAELIAAMQAAHVIVPTVTDRIDADMIAQAGPQLGLIANFGAGTEHVDLSAARARKIIVTNTPGVFTDDTADMTIALIISVTRRLNHGGRMLRAGKWEGWAPSTMLGHRLAGKTLGIVGMGRIGQAVAHRARAFGLNVAYNSRHRLPEALETMFGARFEADLDRLVADADILTLHCPATPETHHLIDARRIALMKPEAYLVNTARGQLVEEEALIAALVEGRIGGAGLDVFEHEPQVDARLLAHHNVAILPHMGSATFEGRIASGDKVIANIRFWADGHRPPDQVLEGLV; this is translated from the coding sequence ATGTCCACCAGCGCCGATTATCGCCCGACCCGCCGCATCGAAGGCAAACCGCGTGTGTTTGTCACCCGCAGCCTCCTGCCCGAAACGCAGGACCGCATGGCACAGCTTTTCGACGTCACGCTGAACGCTGACGATCATCCCCTGTCCCGCGCAGAGCTGATCGCCGCGATGCAGGCCGCCCATGTCATCGTCCCCACGGTAACCGACCGGATCGATGCGGATATGATCGCACAGGCCGGGCCGCAGCTTGGCCTGATCGCCAATTTCGGCGCAGGCACCGAACATGTCGATCTTTCCGCGGCCCGCGCACGCAAGATCATCGTCACCAACACGCCGGGCGTGTTCACCGACGATACCGCGGACATGACCATCGCACTCATCATCTCGGTCACGCGCCGCCTCAACCACGGCGGGCGCATGTTGCGCGCGGGCAAATGGGAAGGCTGGGCACCGTCCACCATGCTTGGCCATCGCCTTGCTGGAAAGACGCTGGGCATCGTCGGCATGGGCCGCATCGGTCAGGCCGTCGCCCACCGTGCCCGCGCCTTTGGCCTGAATGTCGCCTACAACAGCCGCCACCGCCTGCCCGAAGCGCTTGAAACGATGTTCGGCGCCCGGTTCGAGGCCGATCTGGATCGTCTGGTGGCCGATGCCGACATCCTCACCCTGCACTGTCCCGCCACGCCCGAAACGCACCACCTGATCGACGCTCGCCGCATCGCGCTGATGAAGCCCGAAGCCTATCTGGTAAACACGGCGCGCGGCCAGTTGGTCGAAGAAGAAGCGCTGATCGCCGCGCTGGTCGAAGGCCGCATCGGCGGGGCCGGGCTTGATGTGTTCGAACACGAACCCCAGGTCGATGCCCGCCTGCTGGCCCACCACAACGTCGCCATCCTGCCCCACATGGGCAGCGCCACGTTCGAAGGCCGCATCGCATCGGGTGACAAGGTCATCGCCAACATCCGCTTCTGGGCAGATGGCCACCGCCCACCCGATCAGGTGCTGGAAGGCCTCGTTTAA